From Methanomicrobiales archaeon HGW-Methanomicrobiales-1, a single genomic window includes:
- a CDS encoding YcaO-related McrA-glycine thioamidation protein — MQLHSCKKTYNIETQRASPLDETLARIEPKVPTAGITRVADITSLDRIGIPVFSCIRPTAEDGAITVYNGKGATIEESRISAIMEGIERYSAEVHDRDIRVALFQELEGIEPVINPNDLIMPEGATTDRFMSWCQGYDIVNNQTVWVPAFAVFHPVPPRHRGPFRTNSNGLASGNTMEEAIFHALSEVIERDAWSLVETTRNTGPAVVGIDDPVIMDMQKKFADAQVEVTIRDITSDIGIPTIAAVADDVLLKDPSLLTIGIGTHTSARIAVMRALTEVAQSRLTQIHGAREDTTLADLRKKMGYERAKRINGYWYRDNGTVDYAKIPSSDTDDFLKDIHNVIEALGTKGLDRVIVVDLTREEIGIPVVRVIVPGLEVFAMDPERRGERVKHAKDHRISRPKS; from the coding sequence ATGCAGCTCCACTCCTGCAAAAAGACCTACAACATCGAGACACAGCGGGCGAGTCCGTTAGATGAGACACTTGCCCGCATCGAACCCAAAGTTCCCACTGCCGGCATCACCCGGGTTGCGGATATCACGAGCCTTGACCGGATCGGGATACCGGTCTTCTCCTGCATCCGCCCGACGGCAGAAGACGGTGCGATCACCGTGTACAACGGGAAAGGCGCAACCATTGAAGAGTCGCGGATATCGGCGATCATGGAGGGGATCGAGCGGTATTCGGCCGAGGTGCATGACCGGGATATCCGGGTAGCACTGTTCCAGGAACTTGAAGGAATCGAGCCCGTCATCAATCCCAATGACCTGATCATGCCGGAAGGTGCCACAACAGACCGGTTCATGTCCTGGTGCCAGGGATACGATATCGTCAATAACCAGACGGTCTGGGTCCCGGCCTTTGCGGTCTTCCACCCGGTCCCACCCCGGCACCGCGGGCCTTTCCGCACGAACTCAAACGGCCTAGCCTCGGGAAACACGATGGAAGAGGCGATCTTCCATGCCCTGTCCGAGGTCATCGAACGGGACGCGTGGTCGCTGGTTGAGACCACCCGGAACACCGGCCCCGCGGTTGTGGGTATCGATGACCCGGTGATCATGGACATGCAGAAGAAGTTTGCCGATGCCCAGGTCGAGGTCACGATTCGGGACATTACCAGTGACATCGGTATCCCGACGATCGCCGCAGTAGCAGATGACGTGCTCTTAAAAGACCCGAGTCTCCTCACCATCGGCATCGGGACGCATACCAGCGCACGGATCGCCGTTATGCGGGCGCTTACCGAAGTGGCCCAGAGCCGGCTCACCCAGATCCACGGGGCACGGGAAGACACCACTCTCGCCGATCTCCGCAAGAAGATGGGCTACGAGCGGGCGAAACGGATCAACGGGTACTGGTACCGGGATAACGGGACCGTGGATTACGCAAAGATTCCTTCGTCGGATACCGATGATTTCTTAAAAGACATCCATAATGTCATCGAAGCCCTGGGAACGAAGGGACTCGACCGGGTCATCGTCGTTGACCTGACAAGAGAAGAGATCGGGATTCCGGTCGTGCGGGTGATTGTGCCGGGCCTGGAAGTCTTTGCAATGGACCCCGAACGCCGGGGCGAACGGGTGAAGCATGCCAAAGATCATCGTATTTCTCGGCCCAAGTCTTGA
- a CDS encoding TfuA-related McrA-glycine thioamidation protein, whose protein sequence is MPKIIVFLGPSLDRKSAEKILPADYRPPAKRGDLITAAREGATIIGLIDGVFHQESAVAHREILAAVKGGIRVVGSSSMGALRAAEMDTLGMVGIGEIYQMYKSGELIADDEVALVFDPETGLSLSEPLINIRFTLKEAEQQGIITAPEHAALLAAAQSVFYPQRTYGRIVSAAGATLALETQERFLTWVKLHACDQKRVDAVAALEYIRGIAGEESGE, encoded by the coding sequence ATGCCAAAGATCATCGTATTTCTCGGCCCAAGTCTTGATAGAAAATCGGCAGAAAAGATCCTCCCTGCCGACTACCGGCCTCCTGCTAAACGGGGCGATCTTATCACAGCGGCACGGGAGGGTGCAACCATCATCGGCCTGATCGATGGCGTCTTCCACCAGGAATCGGCCGTTGCCCACCGCGAGATCCTTGCAGCAGTGAAAGGCGGCATCCGGGTGGTCGGCTCATCGAGCATGGGCGCTCTCCGGGCAGCCGAGATGGATACGCTCGGCATGGTGGGCATCGGGGAGATCTACCAGATGTATAAGAGCGGGGAGTTGATCGCCGATGATGAGGTCGCCCTTGTCTTCGATCCCGAGACTGGGCTCTCGCTATCTGAGCCACTCATCAATATACGGTTCACCCTCAAAGAGGCGGAACAGCAGGGAATTATTACGGCACCGGAACATGCAGCCCTGCTTGCGGCTGCACAATCCGTCTTCTACCCGCAAAGGACATACGGGAGGATTGTATCAGCAGCAGGTGCGACACTTGCCTTAGAGACGCAGGAGCGGTTCTTAACCTGGGTAAAACTGCATGCCTGCGACCAGAAGCGGGTCGATGCGGTTGCGGCGCTGGAGTATATCCGGGGGATTGCGGGAGAGGAGAGCGGGGAGTAA
- a CDS encoding MBL fold metallo-hydrolase, whose protein sequence is MEIVTGIHQVDGVNANCYILVRDGLTVIDTGLPAGSGKKIISYIQNTLYREPSEIKTIVITHFHMDHIGGVATLKNAAPGAKVAIGKEDAGYVSGQIPQPVYPGIRGLLLRFAGAIMHPGLFSIDIRLNDGDRVDGLQCIHIPGHTPGSIGLYDERTKTLFAGDILRYNGTALAEGPAPFTLDLNGSRQSIRKIAALDFDLLLPGHGVPLQDGASAKVREFAASLPTDG, encoded by the coding sequence ATGGAGATCGTAACGGGTATTCACCAGGTGGACGGGGTCAACGCCAATTGTTATATCCTTGTCCGCGATGGCCTCACGGTGATCGATACCGGCCTGCCGGCCGGCAGCGGGAAGAAAATCATTTCCTATATACAAAATACGCTGTACCGGGAGCCATCGGAGATCAAAACCATTGTCATCACCCATTTCCATATGGACCATATCGGGGGAGTGGCAACCCTGAAAAATGCTGCACCGGGTGCAAAGGTTGCGATAGGAAAAGAAGATGCAGGGTATGTATCCGGACAGATTCCCCAACCGGTATATCCGGGAATCCGGGGTCTTCTGCTGCGGTTCGCTGGTGCGATCATGCATCCCGGCCTCTTTTCCATAGATATACGGTTAAACGACGGGGACCGGGTTGACGGGCTCCAGTGCATCCATATTCCCGGACATACTCCCGGGAGCATCGGGCTGTACGATGAGCGGACAAAAACGCTCTTTGCCGGGGATATTCTAAGGTACAACGGGACTGCCCTTGCCGAAGGCCCGGCTCCGTTTACCCTGGACCTTAACGGTTCGCGCCAGTCGATCCGGAAGATTGCTGCTCTCGATTTCGATCTCCTGCTCCCCGGTCACGGCGTACCGCTCCAAGACGGGGCATCAGCAAAGGTGCGGGAGTTTGCTGCATCGCTTCCCACAGACGGGTAA